The following DNA comes from Hordeum vulgare subsp. vulgare chromosome 3H, MorexV3_pseudomolecules_assembly, whole genome shotgun sequence.
GCGGGGTCTATTTACTGATGACAGTGGTGGATAATTTCTTGTCAATTCTAGCTTCTATATTTTTTGAAACACCTCCTAAAGAGCTTTACAGAAAACATAAACTTGTACACCAGATTCTAggtttttatgctttacagaaaacaTAAACTTGTACACCAGATTCTAGGTTTTTATGGAGTGAAGCTATCCTGTTTGGTTTACGTTTTTAGAACAAAGCTGAATTTTAAGAAGCAGAGTAGTCCCGATGTTTTATGGAACTCCTACGTTCACCGTTTCGTATGGATCCAACACCAAAGCCTACGAAATCCATATGCTTCCACAATCTCATGTTTTGCGCATACAATCATATTAAGTTTTGCACATAGAGTCCTCTTATGTTCCCGTGTTTGTTTCTATCCCTACTTTTTCGGAATCCTACATATCAAAAAGGCCTTTAATCTTGCCCACTATTTTTCCATCCATGAGACAAAAACACAGGATGCATTCCATTCATGGGAGATATTAGGGTCACTCAAAAGACTTCTAATATAATGTTTAGAGGATTATAATCCCTAGGGACTTCTCGTATGTCAGTCATTTGATTTAGTTTGTAGCATTGAATTAAAATTTGCGAAGGATCCATTTGTACTATAATCAGTAGGAATTTATCATAAACTCAATCCTcttgaaagaaagaaaaaaccctTTGAGTCCCTGTGATGCAAGATTTTCATGGACATCACATTGCAATCCTATGTATTTTCTATTCATGCATTTCTAATGAAGGAAAGAAGCTCTTACCGCTTGAATCGAACTTCAAAGCAGTctacttttaaaaaaaaatctggaATTGTTCGACCCATTATAAGTGTTGTGAACCTGCGTAGCAAGGCTCGAACGATAGAGCTGTTAAGGGCATGTTCAATGCATAGCCTCAGAATGATGTCTGTATGCCATATAAGATCGGATATAGGTTTGGATGATGTTAGAGGATCCTCAATAGGAGGCAGGTGCTTGGGGAGAAGAAGTGTAGCCCAATACAAAAAGCTAAAAAGTTAAAATGAAAAATAGAGATGTATGTATACAAGAAtcgttattttctttttcttgatgAGACCCATTAGTGATAGCTTGCATTGGAGAATATTTTTTTTAATGTAGATGCCTTAACCTACTTTTTGTTATGGAGCATCTGTATTCATATGTCACTACTGTACATGGCCTAATCTATGTAACACAAACAGACAGGGCAATACATGCTAAACAAGTTAAGAGAATGAATGTAACATTACCAATAAAGACATAAATACAATGGCATGCAGCAGATGAGTGACCGAATATAAGCTAAACAAGTTAAGAGGATGAATATAACATTACCAATAAAGACGTAAATACAATGCACCCAGCAGATGAGTGATCAAATATAAGCTAAACAAGTTAAGAGGATGAATGTAACATTGTCAATAAAGACGCAAATACAATGGCACGCAGCAGATGAGTGACCGAATATAAACGGAAGATCCAAGTATAGAAGGAAGAAATGATCAAGGATAACCAGCCATCAACATCAGGCAAGCGAGCAGATAAGCGCTTCGCTAACTAGCGTGGCACGGAGGAAGTGCATTGATCATAATACTACTTGAGGCCAAAGAGATAGTATCATAGTCGGTCGTCACTCGCATGTCAAAGTGCACTCTGACTGGACATCAACAATCCAGTTCCATGCTCCACAGCCATGCTGTCTATATCAGTCCTATCACCacatggctcccaagttctcaggcaccatttttctttttttcttctacttGGAGTAAATCCAACACTGATGTGTGCCTCACTATCTTGTGCTGATCCATAGATAGATAGAAGAAACAAAATGTAGCACAATGGTCATGCACGATACTCCTACCACCATCATGATGGAGAATTTATATTGCAAAACACTCTCCAATCAGCACAACTTTATGGATAGGAACGATTTTGAAGTTCGGTCAGCAAGTTCAGTTACCTTGAAAAAATGAATCAAACATGAAGAATGAGGGAACCAAAATAAACAGTTATTGATGGTTTCATGAAAAATCCGGTTCCAATTAAGCATAGTTACAACTTCCTAGCATCCTGTCACGTAAAACCATTTCATTCATCCCTAGATAGCTGTATTTTGCCCTATGATTTGTCACATTGTCATCCCATTCAGACATAGTGCAATGAAAATGACAAGAAAGCATAtgacacatactccctccgttccaaaatataagcccTTTAGAGATTCCAATATGGACTACatgcggagcaaaatgagtgaatctacactctaaaatatgtctatatacatccgtatgtagttcatattgaaatctctaaataGGCTTATATTtataaacggagggagtacaaattttGAATACCATGCAACCAAGTAAATTTCTGCAACCTAAGGTAAGGCATCAAACTGAAATTTCTTCAAAAGTTTTAATACATCAAAgcaatccttgaaatgacatatatCTAACCTTAAAATTGATTTAATTCAATCAAGTAAGCAACAAACTGGAAACATGGCATATTTTACTAGCGCGATACAAGAGAGCGCGCATTCATTTCGGCAAGCTTTGCTTCCTAGCACGGTGATAAAAAAAAAAACAATCATGACTTCTAATGGTAGCAACTTGCTACAAGAATACTCCAGTTTTTGCCCACTTTGCTTATGCCACTCCAGCTTTTGCCATGGAATGGCATTTATGATGTATTGTCCAAAGCTAAGAGTGGCAAAAGTGAGATGTCAAATTCTAGAGTGGCATAAGCAAAGTGGGCAAAAACTACAGTGGCAAAAATGAAGTTTTCCCTATGATAAATAGCACAATGTTTTGACAAAACAGGAACATAATGACTTCCACAGCTACTTCAGAAACATATTCCAACGCAACGAGTATAGAAGCTGAAAGGAATGCATCAGTACTGGTTTAGTGTGCACCCTTCCTCAAATTTTACCCATCTCTTTCTCTAACAACAAAGCTAATAGTGCACATTTATTAGATAGTTCTCTGCCTAAATTATAGAAGTGCATAAAAGGACCAGTCCTGTAAAGTTCATCTCCCTAACTCCCACAAAAAACTGGTCATCTCCACTCCAACCATGCTTAAGAAATCAAAATTGCATCTGCATGATTGCTTTTCTAAGTGGCACCACAGTCATCATCAATTCTACACGATTGCTTTTCTAAGTGTCACGACAGGGAAAGAATAAGAGCATCAACAATCATGGACTCCTTAAACTGGTAAAGAGAATAGTAAATCGATCTCGCAATGCTAACCTCCACTGTTATCGCTAAATCACAAGCCATGAGCCAAGAATGATACGAAGCAAGTAGTACTAACACAGTAAAGAAGAAGAGGATTTTGCAGCAGAATGAGAACTTTCTTTATGCATCTCTGTTTGATACCACAGATCAGTCCATACAGCGCATTATTAATCACAGATTACAACAGACAAGCACAACAAACTAGAAACAAGAAAACTAAACAAATCCTAGCAACGCCATGCTCTTGTTTAGAGCAGGATCCAACAGCACAGCTAGTAGTAAGGAGCAGGCAAGTGAGCAGCTTACGAGTCTCACAGGTTCTCCATCTGGATATTGCTCTTGAGCGGCACGTACTCGCCAAGGTAGCCCCCGAGGTGCTCGTAGAGCGCGGTCCTGTCGATCTGCTGGTTGTGGTAGGCCTTGCAGGCGTAGTAGAAGACGCTCTGGACGAGCAGTCCCAGCAGATTGACGCAGACGAGGACAGAGACCAGCAGAGCGCCGATAAGTATTCTCCCGGCCAAGCTCATGTCGAGGCTCCCCTCCTCGCCTTGCCCCTTGACGACAGCTGAACGGAAGAGCGCCGTGATGAGGCCGCAGACGGCGAAGTAGGAGAAAACGAGGACGGAGGCCGTGCGGGTGCGGCCCTGAAGGAGCTGCCTGCTCTTGGACATGGCGGCGAGGCCGCATACCGGCTCGAGCACGGAGATGACGCTGGCGAGGTGCCAGAGCGCGGAGATGTAGACGTGGATGGCGAGGAAGAGGAAtgcgacggcgaggagggcgaggAGCAAGGAGAGCGGAGGCggggtggaggcggtgacgggcgGGCCGATGAGGACGATGAGGAGGACGACGGTGAGGACGAAGCCGACGTGGTAGGCGAGCATGAGGAGCGAGACCCAGAGGAAGGTGCGGAGGAGGCGGGGCAGGATGGGCGGCAGCGCGGAGAGGGATGAGGAGATGGAGGCCGGCTTGGCGGCGTAGAGGGAGGCGACGGTgaagacggcggcggcggtggagaggaGCGAGAAGGTGAAGAGGAAGATGAGGTAGAGGAACTGGTAGGCGAAGAGGGCGACCCACTGGGCGGAGGTGGCGGTGTAGTCGGAGGTCCGGATGCGGCGGAGGATGGGGTGGGTGAAGAGGGAGTGCGCGAGCACGGCGAAGGAGAGCGGGAAGACGAGGCAGGCCGTGAGCAGCGCGAAGGTGCGCGGCGCGGCGCGCGGGATCGCGGCGGAGGCCCGCACCAGGTCCCCCGCGCCCAGCGCCGCGAGATCGCGCGTCGCCAGCTCCATGGTGGTGGGGAGGGAGGGGGGATCCGGCGATCGATTTGATTTGGACTCGCCGGAGCTGCGGCGCGGCGTGGTTGGGTGTGGTGAGGATGGCGCGGTCGGTGGGGGGCGTGGGGCTCAGTCGAATCGAGGGAAGGGATGGGCGCCGTGTCGAGAGTGGTCTTGGGTGTGCGCGTGGCGCCACCGCCAGGCGACGAGGGCAGGCGGTGCTGGATGGATGAGGATCCGCGACCGCGAGGCGCACGGGGGGCGGCATGGCTGGGGCGGGGGCTCATGTGGTAAATCGCCCGCGCTGCGCGACGGACCGCGTGTGACTTCGACGCCAAGTATCCGCCAAACGGGAGCCACGAGGGGGCGCTCTAGCGATTTTTCTATGACCCTTACCTGGGGGAAAATGGCGAAATAAATTAAGGGGAAATATTGCTCTAAATAGGCCAAAATCAATCGTAATTTTTTTTTAGACATTTAGCACCGAGGTGCCCTACGTTGCCAAGCCAGTGCCAAATAAAAAGTTTTGGACATCGATGCATCTACTCGTTCCAATGCCAAATTCATTGAGCAAATAAATTGGCATGCGAAGCAGCTCCGAGATGTTGGTTGTTGGGTAATTTGGATTGGTATATTACTAGTTTATATATATGTGGGCCCTATCTAAAGTCAATGCCAAATCTTTCATGTTGTGTGGCCTTAGCTAAAAAGAATCGATGTCAAAACTGTGTATGCATGGCTGCTTTTTCAGAAATGTGGCACCGAGCACGTAGTGAAGAGCCTAAGGCCTATATTTAAAGAAAGGACCTTTTCACAAGCTTTAGTGCGAAGCCGGCCCGAACGTCTGAGC
Coding sequences within:
- the LOC123444620 gene encoding uncharacterized protein LOC123444620; translation: MELATRDLAALGAGDLVRASAAIPRAAPRTFALLTACLVFPLSFAVLAHSLFTHPILRRIRTSDYTATSAQWVALFAYQFLYLIFLFTFSLLSTAAAVFTVASLYAAKPASISSSLSALPPILPRLLRTFLWVSLLMLAYHVGFVLTVVLLIVLIGPPVTASTPPPLSLLLALLAVAFLFLAIHVYISALWHLASVISVLEPVCGLAAMSKSRQLLQGRTRTASVLVFSYFAVCGLITALFRSAVVKGQGEEGSLDMSLAGRILIGALLVSVLVCVNLLGLLVQSVFYYACKAYHNQQIDRTALYEHLGGYLGEYVPLKSNIQMENL